In Lacerta agilis isolate rLacAgi1 chromosome 8, rLacAgi1.pri, whole genome shotgun sequence, one genomic interval encodes:
- the C8H1orf50 gene encoding uncharacterized protein C1orf50 homolog, which yields MAARAEAESEAGAAAESPAALSLEAALVESNFQLTPSARKARPSDLVALAEQVQKADDFTRANACNRLTVIAEQIRYLQEQARKVLEEANRDADLHHVACNFVKKPGNVYYLYRRDSGQRYFSMLSPKEWGASCPSEFLGAYKLQHDMSWTPSDDIEKRDAELNVLEKLLNQQAALPSCSEPNFRGLTM from the exons ATGGCGGCCAGGGCGGAAGCGGAGTCCGAAGCCGGTGCCGCTGCTGAGTCTCCGGCCGCGTTGTCTCTGGAGGCGGCGCTGGTGGAGTCCAACTTCCAACTGACGCCGTCTGCGCGGAAGGCTCGGCCTTCGGACTTGGTGGCTCTAGCAGAGCAGGTGCAGAAG GCCGATGATTTCACCCGAGCAAATGCCTGCAACAGACTGACCGTCATAGCAGAACAAATCCGGTACTTGCAGGAACAAGCCAGAAAG GTTTTGGAAGAGGCTAACAGAGATGCTGATCTGCACCACGTTGCCTGCAATTTTGTGAAAAAGCCGGGCAATGTCTACTACCTGTACAGGCGGGATAGTGGCCAGCGCTATTTCTCCATGCTTTCACCTAAG GAATGGGGGGCCAGCTGCCCAAGCGAGTTCCTTGGTGCCTACAAACTGCAGCACGACATGTCCTGGACTCCTTCGGATGACATTGAGAAGCGTGACGCTGAGCTCAACGTTCTCGAGAAGCTGCTAAACCAGCAAGCGGCCCTACCCTCCTGCAGCGAGCCCAACTTCAGAGGCCTTACTATGTAA